A window from Culex pipiens pallens isolate TS chromosome 3, TS_CPP_V2, whole genome shotgun sequence encodes these proteins:
- the LOC120426567 gene encoding eukaryotic translation initiation factor 4 gamma 1-like isoform X3, with the protein MQSGGGPLQPGPPVMRGLGSGTPTASQQQQQQVEMQKMQGQQPPLMNQQQQYQQQQPNLYRNPGANQSTRPTRPIMTPYGHTAAPFFAPFIQMPYSRIPGHQWNYGSMPGMASAYPPQYYIQSAPILAQGQHQQTRRNPAGDNSGLVNMQQVPLPQPQPPNQQSSPMTVSHDLLVMQQLQHPQQQQPPQQTPQQVTGGGQAPMDQHQPNPAQVSVGGPQPPPNALMSQIQLASHLAATGAAPVPPKVNKKKQRGSHAIPIINPDTQEDVLDKIFNDSAPPSSSSTIAASTPGTGAPQQQQQQPPPQQQQPQPPQAAATPTYNTIPPNVTQVPLNPAVEQADYDNYTSHHPHQATPELSGPPAGMGPMHHQPPPHLHHPPPLNHPPPHVHQHGPPQMQQMQMPPHDHRGGPPQVNTQQQPPPPHEISYHGTLKYVTPPPHLPHHPTPAEMTVGGTPVVSAIADGPSVEIKPYQNKKKKPTNEHTDQHQQQQIKSLPASSMHHQQQQHHHPQQQHHHHMQQHNPPPPQQQQQQQLPPAILNESVPPPSLVYSAERYRTVSEKSIAESTLSTDAEPFVYTGPSSVVVAATTPTISNPLPPPQAALPVRIEPEVVPEVVAATPQQELVVEEPKVTPQKQLDALVAGVEKLSVEENNSSSSIGAGANQAGVGGHNSGNKKQKQHKKRADEAAAAAAAAVASETSKAPPPPAANVVIEPTVAAAAIDETDRSAPVEVVVPQGLQSSASSSSLISNLVEHNNSKLDNDNIINNNNVDCTSTMITTTTTDNTTDNNNAAVAAMEKQTAVAAPVKQEQPAVPEPASEFDDNKNVVVAATTTESTPPPTAEIAAPAKDTTEMAPPPSTKPAAAAMIPAKKSRSLTLIEYDADQWSPDNPSGKRKYSRDQLMQLKNAAPAREKPANLPNSLENVLVRGPGGHGGGGGGGGHGMGMGGGGGQYGKSNFSEMLMPAFIKDRMGGGGGGGGGGGGGGNMGQMRQQYMPKRPSQQGNSGQSGSQSNKQSQQGMNKTGSKIIRLQLDEEVKLNVCDNAWRPRHLQTTVPEVDPDSGVDRTTQELFKKFRSVLNKLTPDNFDKLVQQVKNFVIDTDERLDGCIKLVFEKAISEPNFSEAYAKMCKEIGNIAILVSNEKRTSFKGRLLAQCQCEFERRRNDQTSAIRDNRTKLEASKGMAKEQFEELKAQLEEDELRVRRRAVGTVRFIGELFKHGQLTANIMHSCITLLIEKEVKDYDEETLECLCKLLTTIGSKMEKENNHDLGGYFDKMGDIVKHRDQYKISSRIRFMIQDVIDLRRNGWQPRRQDLNPKTMTQIQKEAETEQLQINMNYMSGGGRDRGGGGRDGDMGRGNRGGSMQGNKMSGSMGSGYNQGSLGRGGNQGSMKGGRPQQDDDGFQHVVSNSRNNRSTPIDLKKINIPGSVDTTRLGAASAYQGWKNNSNIFAALNNEESSQGGGGGGGQGNMMDRDGGDRDRRSDRGNQRDRDRSGSHNKNSGGKDSYHHHNKGSMERDRYNRYGSSSSQNDDRMASRSSREPSSGSMRPMSGQHSSNSQMHERDRDRNMGPKMSSSSQQQQQPLPGRSSQQRHIPQSAPAPRGGPSGSTTMSKSGSGQLYQQQQLPQFAIPKDAVRRNFPHPDASTDEKLKKFSKTVHLEMDATDIVESVKMLEEINPDYYHAAITELFMDNIERDAKSREAVVKVIAQMFEQKIVGKADYLHALEEVFKLADDLIIDLPQLYKCIATFYVKFLHGRQIDLADLQNVAQPILASYGGVMLREVLHQYEGTYGQSATVMLWLSSSLNFADFIQLGSADKVEQYLRDNKLDYLLNSGSNALDMQTVGTQIKQFLKSGAKFVEIFGWVAEYVGPERVTSDEFIRTLTKAVIEHCIDNKTKLNVQEITKWHQILQKYIDSKPERELQAMYAIQRLVVELEHPQNLLHTILEQLYDNDVIMEGFSLWKDSQDPLEAAGKGVCLKGITQFMTMFMENSSDEDN; encoded by the exons ATGCAGAGTGGAGGAGGACCGCTGCAACCGGGACCGCCCGTGATGCGTGGGCTCGGGTCGGGAACACCGACGGCGtcccagcaacagcagcagcaggtcgaGATGCAAAAGATGCAGGGCCAGCAACCTCCGTTGATGAACCAGCAACAGCAGTATCAACAGCAGCAACCAAACCTGTACCGGAATCCTGGTGCGAACCAATCGACACGCCCGACGCGTCCGATTATGACGCCGTACGGCCATACGGCGGCACCGTTCTTTGCCCCGTTTATCCAGATGCCGTACAGCCGGATACCGGGCCATCAGTGGAACTATGGTTCGATGCCGGGAATGGCATCGGCCTACCCGCCGCAGTACTACATACAGTCGGCACCGATTCTGGCCCAAGGCCAACACCAACAGACACGACGCAATCCGGCTGGGGACAACAGCGGTCTCGTCAAT ATGCAGCAGGTTCCGTTGCCTCAGCCGCAGCCCCCGAACCAGCAATCGTCGCCGATGACCGTGTCGCACGATTTGCTCGTAATGCAACAGTTGCAGCATCCCCAGCAGCAACAACCGCCCCAACAAACACCGCAACAGGTGACGGGCGGTGGCCAAGCGCCCATGGATCAACACCAGCCAAATCCTGCTCAAGTCAGCGTCGGTGGCCCCCAACCGCCACCAAACGCACTAATGTCTCAAATTCAGCTCGCTTCACATCTGGCCGCAACCGGAGCCGCTCCGGTGCCGCCCAAAGTTAACAAAAAGAAACAGCGCGGCTCACATGCCATCCCGATCATCAATCCGGACACACAGGAGGACGTACTGGACAAGATTTTCAACGATTCGGCCCCTCCAAGCTCCTCGTCAACGATCGCAGCTTCTACACCGGGAACCGGAGCTCcccaacagcaacagcagcagcctcCCCCACAACAGCAGCAGCCTCAACCTCCGCAAGCAGCTGCAACTCCGACCTACAACACTATTCCTCCCAATGTAACCCAAGTTCCACTAAACCCAGCCGTTGAACAAGCAGACTATGATAATTACACCTCACATCATCCTCACCAGGCAACTCCGGAACTGAGCGGACCCCCGGCCGGCATGGGACCGATGCATCATCAACCGCCGCCACATCTTCACCATCCGCCTCCCCTGAATCATCCGCCGCCACACGTTCACCAACACGGACCGCCGCAGATGCAGCAGATGCAGATGCCCCCACACGATCACCGCGGAGGACCCCCGCAGGTCAACACCCAGCAGCAGCCACCTCCGCCGCACGAAATCTCCTACCACGGAACGCTAAAGTACGTCACGCCGCCACCGCATCTTCCGCACCATCCAACACCCGcggaaatgaccgtcggcggaACGCCGGTCGTGTCCGCCATCGCCGACGGACCCTCCGTCGAGATCAAACCCTACCagaacaagaagaagaagccaACGAACGAGCACACTGaccagcatcagcagcagcagattaAATCTCTTCCAGCGTCCAGCATgcaccaccaacaacaacaacaccatcatccgcagcagcagcatcatcacCACATGCAGCAGCACAATCCTCCCCCGccccagcaacagcaacagcagcaacttCCCCCCGCGATCCTAAACGAATCGGTGCCACCGCCCTCGCTAGTTTACAGCGCTGAGCGATACCGCACCGTGTCGGAGAAATCGATCGCCGAGTCGACGCTCTCGACGGACGCGGAACCGTTCGTGTACACCGGCCCGAGCAGTGTCGTCGTCGCCGCGACCACCCCCACAATCAGCAACCCGTTGCCGCCGCCCCAAGCGGCCCTCCCGGTGCGCATCGAACCCGAGGTAGTGCCGGAAGTTGTTGCGGCAACGCCGCAGCAAGAACTCGTTGTGGAGGAACCCAAAGTGACGCCCCAAAAGCAGCTGGACGCGCTGGTGGCCGGAGTGGAGAAACTGAGCGTGGAAGAGAAcaatagcagcagcagcatcggtGCCGGAGCGAATCAAGCCGGCGTCGGAGGTCACAACAGTGGCAACAAGAAGCAAAAGCAACACAAGAAGCGTGCTGACGAAGCGGCGGCGGCTGCGGCAGCAGCAGTTGCTAGTGAGACTAGCAAAGCTCCTCCTCCCCCCGCTGCGAACGTAGTAATAGAGCCGACCGTGGCCGCCGCGGCCATCGATGAAACGGACCGATCCGCGCCTGTCGAGGTCGTCGTCCCTCAGGGTTTGCAGTCgtcagcgtcgtcgtcgtcgttaatTAGTAATTTAGTGGAACATAATAATAGTAAGTTAGATAATGATAAcataattaataataataatgtggATTGCACCAGTACTAtgataacaacaacaactaccGATAATACGACAGATAACAACAACGCCGCCGTCGCAGCGATGGAGAAGCAGACTGCCGTCGCGGCGCCCGTCAAGCAGGAACAGCCGGCCGTGCCCGAGCCCGCGTCCGAGTTTGACGACAACAAGAACGTGGTAGTGGCAGCGACAACGACGGAATCGACGCCACCCCCAACCGCGGAGATTGCCGCCCCAGCAAAGGACACGACGGAGATGGCACCACCGCCAAGCACCAAGCCGGCGGCCGCCGCAATGATCCCTGCCAAAAAGTCGCGCTCGCTCACCCTCATCGAGTACGACGCGGACCAGTGGAGCCCGGACAATCCGTCCGGCAAGCGCAAGTACTCGCGCGATCAGCTGATGCAGCTGAAGAATGCGGCGCCGGCCCGCGAGAAGCCCGCGAATCTGCCCAACAGCTTGGAGAACGTGCTGGTGCGTGGTCCGGGGGGCCACGGAGGTGGTGGTGGCGGAGGTGGCCACGGAATGGGCATGGGCGGCGGAGGAGGTCAGTACGGAAAGAGCAACTTCTCCGAGATGTTGATGCCGGCGTTCATCAAGGATCGCATGGGAGGCGGCGGTGGAGgtggtggaggaggaggtggcGGTGGCAACATGGGTCAAATGAGACAACAGTACATGCCGAAGCGACCGTCCCAGCAGGGCAACAGCGGCCAGTCCGGCTCGCAGTCCAACAAACAGTCCCAGCAGGGCATGAACAAAACCGGCTCGAAGATCATCCGACTCCAGCTGGACGAGGAGGTCAAGCTGAACGTGTGCGACAACGCGTGGCGTCCGAGGCACCTGCAGACGACCGTTCCCGAGGTGGATCCGGACTCGGGCGTCGATCGAACCACCCAAGAACTGTTCAAAAAGTTCCGTTCCGTGCTGAACAAGCTGACGCCGGATAACTTTGACAAGCTGGTGCAGCAGGTCAAGAACTTTGTCATCGACACCGACGAGCGGCTGGACGGATGCATCAAGCTCGTCTTCGAAAAGGCCATCTCGGAGCCAAACTTTTCCGAGGCCTATGCCAAAATGTGCAAGGAAATAGGCAACATTGCAATCCTGGTGAGCAACGAGAAGCGGACCAGTTTCAAGGGTCGTCTGCTGGCCCAGTGTCAGTGTGAGTTTGAGCGACGCCGGAACGATCAGACCAGTGCCATCCGTGACAATCGGACCAAGCTGGAAGCGAGCAAGGGCATGGCCAAGGAACAGTTCGAAGAGCTGAAGGCCCAACTGGAAGAGGACGAGCTGCGAGTCCGGAGGAGAGCCGTCGGTACGGTTCGATTCATCGGAGAGCTGTTCAAGCACGGCCAACTCACGGCCAACATTATGCACAGCTGCATTACGCTGCTGATCGAGAAGGAAGTCAAAGACTACGACGAGGAAACGCTCGAGTGCCTCTGCAAACTGCTGACCACCATCGGTTCCAAGATGGAGAAGGAAAACAATCACGACTTGGGCGGCTATTTCGACAAGATGGGTGACATTGTCAAGCACAGGGATCAGTACAAGATTAGCAGTCGGATCCGGTTCATGATCCAGGACGTTATCGATCTGCGCCGAAACGGGTGGCAGCCACGACGTCAAGATCTGAACCCGAAAACGATGACCCAAATCCAGAAGGAGGCGGAAACCGAACAGCTTCAGATCAACATGAACTACATGAGCGGCGGCGGCAGAGATCGTGGAGGTGGTGGCCGCGACGGAGACATGGGCCGTGGTAATCGCGGTGGCAGCATGCAAGGCAACAAAATGTCCGGCTCGATGGGATCCGGCTACAACCAAGGCTCGCTGGGCCGAGGCGGAAACCAAGGCTCGATGAAGGGAGGTCGACCGCAGCAGGACGACGACGGATTCCAGCACGTTGTGTCAAACAGTCGCAACAACCGGTCGACGCCGATTGACCTGAAGAAGATCAACATCCCCGGAAGTGTCGACACGACCCGGCTGGGTGCGGCATCCGCATACCAGGGCTGGAAGAACAACAGCAACATTTTCGCAGCGCTGAACAACGAAGAGTCGAGCCaaggtggcggcggcggcggtggccagGGCAACATGATGGATCGTGACGGAGGTGACCGAGATCGACGAAGTGACCGAGGGAACCAAAGGGACCGCGACCGAAGCGGAAGTCACAACAAAAACTCCGGCGGCAAAGACTCGTACCATCACCACAACAAGGGCTCGATGGAACGGGACCGGTACAACCGGTACGGAAGCAGTAGCAGCCAGAACGATGATCGCATGGCCAGCCGATCGTCGCGGGAACCGTCGTCGGGCAGCATGAGACCGATGAGTGGTCAGCACAGCAGCAATAGCCAAATGCATGAACGAGACCGAGACCGAAATATGGGACCGAAGATGTCGTCCTcgtcccagcagcagcagcagccgctcCCAGGCCGGTCATCCCAGCAGCGACATATTCCACAATCAGCACCGGCGCCACGAGGCGGACCATCCGGAAGCACGACAATGTCCAAGTCCGGCTCGGGCCAGCtgtaccagcagcagcaactgcCACAGTTTGCTATACCAAAGGATGCGGTGCGAAGAAACTTCCCCCATCCGGACGCCAGCACCgacgaaaagttgaaaaagttctCCAAGACGGTTCACCTGGAGATGGACGCGACCGACATTGTCGAGAGCGTCAAGATGCTGGAGGAGATCAATCCGGACTATTACCATGCGGCCATCACCGAGCTGTTCATGGACAACATCGAGCGTGACGCGAAATCGCGCGAGGCGGTCGTGAAGGTGATTGCGCAGATGTTTGAGCAGAAGATCGTCGGCAAGGCCGATTATCTGCATGCCCTCGAAGAGGTGTTCAAGCTAGCGGACGACCTGATCATCGATCTACCTCAGCTGTACAAGTGCATTGCCACGTTCTACGTCAAGTTTCTGCACGGCCGGCAAATCGACCTGGCCGACCTCCAGAACGTGGCCCAGCCCATCCTGGCCAGCTACGGCGGCGTCATGCTGCGGGAAGTGCTGCACCAGTACGAGGGCACGTACGGTCAAAGTGCCACCGTCATGCTGTGGCTCAGCTCCTCGCTGAACTTTGCCGACTTTATTCAGCTCGGCAGTGCCGACAAGGTCGAACAATACCTGCGGGACAACAAGCTGGACTATCTGCTAAACTCGGGCAGCAACGCCCTCGACATGCAGACCGTCGGAACACAAATCAAACAATTCCTGAAGAGTGGCGCCAAGTTTGTCGAAATCTTCGGCTGGGTCGCCGAATACGTCGGACCGGAGCGGGTCACCTCCGACGAGTTCATCCGGACTCTCACCAAAGCCGTGATAGAGCACTGTATAGACAACAAAACGAAGCTGAACGTGCAGGAAATCACCAAGTGGCACCAAATCCTTCAAAAGTATATCGACAGCAAGCCGGAACGGGAACTGCAGGCGATGTACGCGATCCAGCGGTTGGTGGTGGAGCTGGAACATCCGCAGAACCTGCTGCACACCATCCTCGAGCAGCTGTACGACAATGATGTGATAATGGAAGGGTTCAGCCTCTGGAAGGACTCGCAGGATCCGCTTGAAGCGGCCGGCAAGGGTGTGTGTCTCAAAGGAATTACGCAGTTCATGACCATGTTCATGGAGAACTCGAGCGATGAGGATAATTAG